From the genome of Miscanthus floridulus cultivar M001 chromosome 10, ASM1932011v1, whole genome shotgun sequence, one region includes:
- the LOC136484939 gene encoding probable glutathione peroxidase 2, whose product MIAATRGGLRGPRLLLSVAVLVLAIALVFRSLTPAVPQMADDLPTSIYDITVKDIRGDDIKLSEYAGKVLLIVNVASKCGLTSSNYKELNVLYEKYREKGLEILAFPCNQFAGQEPGSNEDIQETVCSRFKAEFPIFDKIDVNGKDAAPLYKYLKSQKGGFLGDGIKWNFTKFLVDKDGKVVERYAPTTSPLKIESDIQKLLGTAS is encoded by the exons ATGATTGCGGCTACAAGAGGCGGGCTCAGGGGGCCCCGACTCCTCCTGTCCGTCGCCGTCCTCGTGCTAGCCATTGCTCTCGTCTTCCGCTCCCTCACCCCGGCAGTCCCGCAAATGGCCGACGACCTGCCCACCTCCATCTACGACATCACCGTCAAG GATATTAGGGGTGATGACATAAAACTGAGTGAGTATGCTGGAAAGGTTCTTCTTATCGTCAATGTTGCTTCAAAATG TGGGCTAACAAGTTCCAATTACAAAGAGCTAAATGTCTTGTATGAGAAGTACAGAGAGAAAG GCCTTGAGATACTTGCATTCCCATGTAATCAATTTGCTGGTCAAGAGCCTGGCAGCAATGAAGATATCCAGGAGACAGTTTGTAGCAGGTTCAAAGCAGAGTTTCCTATTTTTGACAAG ATTGATGTGAATGGTAAGGACGCTGCACCATTGTACAAGTACTTGAAATCTCAGAAAGGTGGCTTCCTTGGCGATGGTATTAAATGGAACTTCACCAAGTTTCTTGTTGACAAAGATGGCAAGGTTGTCGAGCGATATGCTCCGACGACTTCTCCATTGAAGATAGAG AGTGACATCCAGAAGCTTCTTGGCACTGCATCATGA
- the LOC136486793 gene encoding probable glutathione peroxidase 2 encodes MADDLPTSIYDITVKDIRGDDIKLSEYAGKVLLIVNVASKCGLTSSNYKELNVLYEKYREKGLEILAFPCNQFAGQEPGSNEDIQETVCSRFKAEFPIFDKIDVNGKDAAPLYKYLKSQKGGFLGDGIKWNFTKFLVDKDGKVVERYAPTTSPLKIESDIQKLLGTAS; translated from the exons ATGGCCGACGACCTGCCCACCTCCATCTACGACATCACCGTCAAG GATATTAGGGGTGATGACATAAAACTGAGTGAGTATGCTGGAAAGGTTCTTCTTATCGTCAATGTTGCTTCAAAATG TGGGCTAACAAGTTCCAATTACAAAGAGCTAAATGTCTTGTATGAGAAGTACAGAGAGAAAG GCCTTGAGATACTTGCATTCCCATGTAATCAATTTGCTGGTCAAGAGCCTGGCAGCAATGAAGATATCCAGGAGACAGTTTGTAGCAGGTTCAAAGCAGAGTTTCCTATTTTTGACAAG ATTGATGTGAATGGTAAGGACGCTGCACCATTGTACAAGTACTTGAAATCTCAGAAAGGTGGCTTCCTTGGCGATGGTATTAAATGGAACTTCACCAAGTTTCTTGTTGACAAAGATGGCAAGGTTGTCGAGCGATATGCTCCGACGACTTCTCCATTGAAGATTGAG AGTGACATCCAGAAGCTTCTTGGCACTGCATCATGA
- the LOC136486458 gene encoding protein neprosin-like — translation MPLGALMGSGPDYDPNSTIRLAMVSTGPHSDPIYGSEAEFSVYEPSVGETQAPRFSSAFLAVQNGEPPTYSMIMVGWDVNPQFYGDDRAHFEIVWVDKGTTCANLGCPGFVQQSKQVFPGLKITPVSTVGGKQSYLHVKVFKTKKTGNWWLIYGDGHHPVGYWPKELFTYMVDAADVVSWFGMVAAARGEPTPPMGSGQSPDQGEGKAAYFENIKVVDASNNLVVPSLGGCQTHVTEPSCYALGHFTNSDDGSGLRFLYGGGVCHPE, via the exons ATGCCACTAGGAGCACTGATGGGGTCCGGTCCCGATTATGATCCTAATAGTACTATCCGA CTTGCTATGGTCTCGACAGGACCTCATTCAGATCCAATCTATGGTTCCGAAGCGGAATTCTCAGTCTATGAGCCAAGTGTTGGTGAGACTCAAGCACCAAGGTTTAGTTCAGCATTCCTTGCAGTACAGAATGGAGAGCCCCCAACCTACAGTATGATAATGGTGGGATGGGAT GTTAATCCGCAATTTTACGGCGATGATCGTGCCCATTTTGAGATTGTGTGG GTTGACAAGGGCACTACCTGCGCAAATCTTGGCTGTCCTGGCTTTGTGCAACAAAGCAAACAGGTATTTCCTGGATTGAAAATAACCCCTGTTTCAACAGTAGGTGGGAAGCAAAGCTACCTTCATGTCAAGGTTTTTAA GACCAAAAAAACTGGGAATTGGTGGTTGATATATGGCGATGGCCACCATCCAGTAGGCTACTGGCCAAAGGAACTATTCACGTACATGGTTGATGCCGCAGACGTCGTCAGCTGGTTTggcatggtggcggcggcgcgtggCGAGCCGACGCCTCCCATGGGCAGTGGCCAGTCACCTGACCAAGGAGAAGGCAAAGCGGCGTACTTCGAAAATATCAAAGTTGTCGATGCGAGCAATAACCTTGTGGTTCCTAGCCTCGGTGGCTGCCAGACGCATGTAACGGAGCCAAGCTGCTATGCGTTAGGGCATTTTACAAATTCTGATGATGGTTCGGGTCTTCGGTTCCTCTACGGTGGAGGGGTTTGCCATCCAGAGTGA